The genomic interval CTCGGCCCCGAGCCCTCGGAGGGGGCCCGGGAGCGCTACTCGATGGCGATGGTTCGGGTCGTGGTCTTTTCGGCCTTGGGCAGGCTCACGGTGAGCACGCCCTTGTCGAACTTGGCCTTGACCTTCTCCGATTTCACCTCGCGAGGCAAGGGCACGGAGCGCACGAAACTGCCGTAGCTGCGCTCGATGCGGTGGTAGTTCTCCTTCTTCTCCTCGCCCTCGAACTTCTTCTCGCCCTTGATGAACAACACGTTGTTCTCCAGGGAGAGTTCCACGTCCTTGGCCTCCAGGCCGGGCAGCTCGGCCTTGACCGTGATCTCCTTCTCGTCCTCGCTCACGTCCACGGCCGGATAGGCCATGTCGCGCAGGGGCATACCCGGAAAGCCCTCGAAGGGCGATTTCCAGAAGTCCTCCATGAGGTCGAACAGGCTGGCCGGACGGCGGGTGGTCATGGAACGATCCCGCAACTCAGGAAGAAAACGCTTGAACATATGCTCTCCTCCTTTTTGGGGGTATTTTGATGTGAGAGGGAAATAAGGCGGGCTGTTGAAAAGTCAACCGACTCCTGTTTAAAACGAGGAAGGACAGGCCGCTGGAGCGTCGGCCAGACGGGCGGGCTCAATGGGCGTCAGATCGAAGACCAGTTCGAAGCCCGTGCCCCGCTCCCGATCCCAGCGCGGCCGCCCGCCGAGTTGCTCGGACAAGGCCTGCACGAGCACCAGGCCCAGGCTGTCCGACTGTTCCGGATCCAGCCGCGCGGGCAGGCCCACGCCGTCGTCGCGCACGCCGAACACGGCCCGGTCGCCCTCCCGCCGGAAATCCACCCGCAGGGTTCCGCTCCGGTCGCCCGGGAAGGCGTGGCGCAGGGCGTTGGCGATGAGTTCGCCCGCCAGCAGGCCGCACGGCACGGCCTGATCCAGGCCGAGCACCGCGTCGTCCTGGAAGATCTCCAGCCGCACCCGCCCCTCGGGGTCGTGCCGCCGGGACAGGGCCTGGGCCAGTTCGCGAATGTAGGTCCGCAGGCACACGCGGGTCACGTCCCCGGAGCGGGAGAGCACGTCGTGGGCCCGGCCCATGGTCTGCACCCGCTCCAGGCTTTCGGAAAGCATGGTCCGGTCGGCCGCGTTCTCGTAGCGCAGGCCCTGGAGATTGAGCAGGCTCTGCACGAGCTGGAGATTGTTCTTGACCCGGTGATGCACCTCCCGCAGGAGGACGTCCTTCTGGCGCAGGGAGGCGCGCAGGGCCTCCTCGGCCCGGACGTGCAGTTCGCGGCGTTCCATGGCCTCCAGGGCGAAACCCACGTCCAGGGCGATCTCACGCACCAGCGACGCCTCCTGTTCGCGGAAGAAGTCCGGCTCCCCGGAGCAGAAGGCGATGGCCACGGCGGCGCTGTCGCGGACCATGACCGGAACGGCGGCCAGGGAGCGGCAGCCTTGGGCCAGGGCCGCATCGATCCAGGGCGCGGAGGACGCGAGGCGCAGGTCGCGGATGATCCAGGGCTCCCCCGAGGCCACGACCTCGGCCGCCGGGCAGCCGTCCCCAGGCGCAAGCGAGGGGGCCGCCGCGCCGGTTCCCGCCCAGGCCAGGAGCCGCAGCCCGCCCGACTCCCCGGCGGCCTCGGCCACGAAGGCCAGGCGAAAGGCCCCGAACTCCACGGCAATGCGACAGATGTCCTGAAACAGACGTTCGCGATCCTTTTCGCGCACGATGGCCTGATTCACTTGGCTGAGCACCGCGTAGAGCCGGGTCAGCCGCTCCAACTCGCGCTGGT from Desulfovibrio aminophilus DSM 12254 carries:
- a CDS encoding Hsp20/alpha crystallin family protein → MFKRFLPELRDRSMTTRRPASLFDLMEDFWKSPFEGFPGMPLRDMAYPAVDVSEDEKEITVKAELPGLEAKDVELSLENNVLFIKGEKKFEGEEKKENYHRIERSYGSFVRSVPLPREVKSEKVKAKFDKGVLTVSLPKAEKTTTRTIAIE
- a CDS encoding sensor histidine kinase; this encodes MIYAALAALWIVFSDAAVEMLAGGPAMLSRMQTWKGWFFVVCTALLLAGLLWREYGRLMAHQRELERLTRLYAVLSQVNQAIVREKDRERLFQDICRIAVEFGAFRLAFVAEAAGESGGLRLLAWAGTGAAAPSLAPGDGCPAAEVVASGEPWIIRDLRLASSAPWIDAALAQGCRSLAAVPVMVRDSAAVAIAFCSGEPDFFREQEASLVREIALDVGFALEAMERRELHVRAEEALRASLRQKDVLLREVHHRVKNNLQLVQSLLNLQGLRYENAADRTMLSESLERVQTMGRAHDVLSRSGDVTRVCLRTYIRELAQALSRRHDPEGRVRLEIFQDDAVLGLDQAVPCGLLAGELIANALRHAFPGDRSGTLRVDFRREGDRAVFGVRDDGVGLPARLDPEQSDSLGLVLVQALSEQLGGRPRWDRERGTGFELVFDLTPIEPARLADAPAACPSSF